In Deltaproteobacteria bacterium, a single genomic region encodes these proteins:
- a CDS encoding NAD(P)/FAD-dependent oxidoreductase, whose amino-acid sequence MTTRDERYDVIVIGAGVSGLYALHHFREMGLSVRVYDAASDVGGTWWYNRYPGARVDGPGSPFYCYTFSAELMQAWDWQETQSEWSEVLGYVRFVADKLDLRRDIQFETWVRSARYHEAAQRWSIETDRGERASARFLICAVGALSTANVPNIPGIHDFAGERYHTGRWPHEPVSFAGKRVAVLGTGSSGIQSIPEIAKTAAHVTVLQRTPQYSAPAGNRPLTPEERATARADFAKFRAKMIANPGGFPFDPNPRVSLDHDREQRRAVYEELWQRGSFRFFTDGYGDVATSEQANAILSDFIRDKIREIVHDPEIARKLLPDFYVMTKRPILDDGYFECFNRSNVTLVDLREDPIERFTKNSVVTRSGEHPIDMLVLATGFDAISGTMLKLDPIGRGGVHLKERWHDRFHNYVGMTVAGFPNLFMIHGPGSPGVLYNMPLGAERQIGWIGELLRHLEKTGAGAVEPTPESETAWSAEVAGIANMTLFPRTNSWWTGANIEGKPRYFSAYLGGSIYYARIADVAAKGYAGFTCEPAHT is encoded by the coding sequence ATGACGACCCGCGACGAGCGCTACGACGTGATCGTCATCGGCGCCGGTGTGAGCGGCCTATACGCGCTCCACCACTTCCGCGAGATGGGCCTCTCGGTGCGCGTGTACGACGCCGCGAGCGATGTCGGCGGGACCTGGTGGTACAACCGCTACCCCGGCGCGCGCGTCGATGGCCCGGGCAGCCCCTTCTACTGTTACACGTTCTCCGCAGAGCTCATGCAGGCGTGGGACTGGCAGGAGACTCAGTCCGAGTGGTCCGAGGTGCTTGGGTACGTGCGATTCGTCGCCGACAAGCTCGACCTCCGCCGCGACATCCAGTTCGAGACGTGGGTGCGCAGTGCTCGCTACCACGAAGCGGCGCAGCGCTGGAGCATCGAGACCGATCGCGGCGAGCGCGCCTCCGCGCGCTTCCTGATCTGCGCGGTCGGCGCGCTCTCGACGGCGAACGTGCCGAACATCCCCGGCATCCACGACTTCGCGGGCGAGCGCTACCACACCGGCCGCTGGCCGCACGAGCCGGTCTCGTTCGCGGGCAAACGCGTCGCGGTGCTCGGTACGGGCTCGTCGGGGATTCAGTCGATCCCGGAGATCGCGAAGACTGCGGCGCACGTGACGGTGCTGCAGCGCACGCCGCAGTACTCGGCCCCGGCCGGGAACCGCCCCCTAACACCTGAGGAGCGGGCAACGGCGCGCGCCGACTTCGCGAAGTTCCGCGCGAAAATGATCGCGAACCCCGGCGGCTTCCCGTTCGATCCGAATCCGCGCGTCTCGCTCGACCACGACCGCGAGCAGCGCCGCGCCGTGTACGAAGAGCTTTGGCAGCGCGGCAGCTTCCGCTTCTTCACCGATGGCTACGGCGACGTCGCGACCAGCGAGCAAGCCAACGCCATCTTGTCCGACTTCATCCGCGACAAGATCCGGGAGATCGTGCACGACCCCGAGATCGCGCGGAAGCTGCTGCCCGACTTCTACGTGATGACGAAGCGGCCGATTCTCGACGACGGTTACTTCGAGTGCTTCAACCGCAGCAACGTCACGCTCGTCGACCTGCGCGAGGACCCGATCGAGCGCTTCACCAAGAACAGCGTGGTGACGCGCTCGGGTGAGCATCCGATCGACATGCTCGTGCTCGCGACCGGCTTCGACGCGATCAGCGGCACGATGCTGAAGCTCGACCCGATCGGGCGCGGCGGCGTGCACCTGAAGGAGCGCTGGCACGATCGCTTCCACAACTACGTCGGCATGACGGTCGCCGGTTTCCCGAACCTGTTCATGATTCACGGTCCGGGCTCGCCCGGCGTTCTCTACAACATGCCGCTCGGCGCCGAGCGCCAGATCGGCTGGATCGGGGAGCTGCTGCGCCACCTCGAGAAGACCGGCGCCGGTGCCGTGGAGCCGACGCCAGAGAGCGAGACTGCCTGGTCCGCCGAAGTCGCCGGCATCGCGAACATGACGCTCTTCCCGCGCACGAACTCGTGGTGGACGGGCGCGAACATCGAGGGCAAGCCCCGCTACTTCTCCGCCTACCTCGGCGGCTCGATTTATTATGCGCGCATCGCCGACGTGGCGGCGAAGGGCTACGCGGGCTTCACGTGCGAGCCGGCGCACACGTGA
- a CDS encoding dihydrodipicolinate reductase: MAIRVIQWTTGHVGREAVKAILAHPELELVGAYAWSPEKDGRDIGELCGIGRLGITATRDVDALIARGADCVCYTPNHPELDEICRLLAAGLDVVASNLTNCRSWGDGARARVEQAARAGGATLFGSGIFPGFANYIAAQMASVSHGFRRIRFLESVDVSTYQAIANYANLGWGQPPAPQWLEASRRVLGFYGECLDVMAQMLGVPVAESSFSCEWALTPADREIYGFRMPAGTIAGQKSRWTARVAGEADPVIELDVCWIAGRGLEPEWPIQHGYTMQVEGNPNVQTRVTFSPAKRNAGLKDWVDMSNTVTAMPVVAAIPTVFAAPPGIRTYADLPLITTRWSPGPRA, encoded by the coding sequence ATGGCGATTCGCGTGATCCAGTGGACGACGGGCCACGTCGGCCGCGAAGCGGTGAAAGCGATCCTCGCGCACCCGGAGCTCGAGCTGGTCGGCGCCTACGCGTGGAGCCCCGAGAAGGACGGCCGCGACATCGGCGAGCTGTGCGGGATCGGCCGCCTCGGGATCACCGCAACACGCGACGTCGACGCGCTGATCGCACGCGGCGCGGACTGCGTGTGTTACACGCCGAACCATCCCGAGCTCGACGAGATCTGCCGGCTGCTCGCCGCGGGGCTCGACGTCGTGGCGAGCAATCTCACGAACTGCCGCTCGTGGGGCGACGGCGCGCGGGCGCGCGTCGAACAGGCCGCGCGCGCCGGAGGCGCGACGCTGTTCGGCTCCGGGATCTTCCCCGGCTTCGCCAACTACATCGCCGCGCAGATGGCGAGCGTTAGCCACGGCTTCCGCCGCATCCGCTTCCTCGAGTCCGTCGACGTCTCGACTTATCAGGCGATCGCGAACTACGCGAACCTCGGCTGGGGCCAGCCGCCGGCGCCGCAGTGGCTCGAAGCGAGCCGCCGCGTGCTCGGCTTCTACGGCGAGTGCCTCGACGTGATGGCGCAGATGCTCGGCGTGCCCGTCGCCGAGTCGAGCTTCTCGTGCGAGTGGGCGCTCACGCCCGCCGATCGCGAGATCTACGGCTTCCGCATGCCCGCCGGCACGATCGCGGGTCAAAAATCCAGGTGGACCGCGCGCGTCGCGGGCGAAGCGGATCCCGTGATCGAGCTCGACGTGTGCTGGATCGCGGGCCGTGGCCTCGAGCCCGAATGGCCGATTCAGCACGGCTACACGATGCAGGTCGAGGGCAATCCGAACGTGCAGACGCGCGTCACGTTCTCGCCGGCGAAACGCAACGCGGGGCTGAAGGACTGGGTCGACATGTCGAACACCGTGACCGCGATGCCGGTGGTCGCCGCGATCCCCACCGTGTTCGCGGCGCCGCCCGGCATCCGCACGTACGCCGACCTCCCGCTGATCACGACGCGCTGGTCGCCGGGGCCGCGCGCGTGA
- a CDS encoding protein tyrosine phosphatase family protein → MPLADILNYVQLTPRVGTSGQPTPAQLKEIAGAGYQAVINLALPTSDNALADEAGHVTRLRMSYFHLPVLFDAPRVGELRTFVGVMRALEDRPVWVHCAMNLRVSAFMYHYLRHDLGLPEAEARSPMLAKWEPRMDAVWRKFLALTPEELALPRRP, encoded by the coding sequence ATGCCGCTCGCCGACATCCTCAACTACGTGCAGCTCACGCCGCGCGTCGGCACGTCGGGCCAGCCCACCCCCGCACAGCTGAAGGAGATCGCGGGCGCGGGTTATCAGGCCGTGATCAACCTCGCGCTGCCGACCTCGGACAACGCGCTCGCGGACGAGGCCGGCCACGTGACGCGCCTGCGCATGTCCTATTTCCACCTGCCCGTGCTGTTCGACGCGCCGCGCGTAGGGGAGCTGCGCACGTTCGTGGGCGTGATGCGCGCGCTCGAGGATCGCCCGGTGTGGGTGCACTGCGCGATGAACCTGCGCGTCTCGGCATTCATGTACCACTACCTGCGCCACGACCTCGGCCTGCCCGAAGCCGAGGCGCGCTCGCCGATGCTCGCGAAGTGGGAGCCGCGCATGGACGCGGTGTGGCGCAAGTTCCTCGCGCTCACGCCGGAGGAGCTCGCGCTGCCTCGCCGTCCCTAA
- a CDS encoding SRPBCC family protein produces the protein MKLEHQFTVKASVDETWRVLTDLERLAPHMPGAELTGREGEAYKGRVKVKLGPVLAQYEGKASFIEKDDAAKRGVLRAEGRETKGQGNAKATVTAALAETPEGTRVTVETDLAIVGRLAQMGRGLIAEVSGKLLGEFVANLERELAARATPLTGVAATELAPAAADVPAPAPAPREAAPVDLLATAGVPVMKRVLPLAIVAALLVTALLWLL, from the coding sequence ATGAAGCTCGAGCATCAGTTCACGGTGAAGGCGAGCGTCGACGAGACGTGGCGCGTGCTGACCGACCTCGAACGCCTGGCGCCGCACATGCCGGGCGCGGAGCTCACGGGGCGCGAGGGCGAGGCCTACAAGGGCCGCGTGAAGGTGAAGCTCGGGCCCGTGCTCGCGCAGTACGAGGGCAAGGCGAGCTTCATCGAGAAGGACGACGCGGCCAAGCGGGGTGTGCTGCGCGCCGAAGGGCGCGAGACGAAGGGGCAGGGCAACGCCAAGGCCACGGTGACGGCGGCGCTCGCGGAGACGCCCGAGGGCACGCGGGTCACGGTGGAGACCGATCTCGCGATCGTCGGCCGGCTCGCGCAGATGGGCCGCGGCCTGATCGCCGAGGTGAGCGGGAAGCTGTTAGGGGAATTCGTCGCCAATCTCGAGCGCGAGCTGGCGGCGCGCGCGACGCCACTCACCGGAGTCGCGGCGACCGAGCTCGCGCCTGCGGCGGCGGATGTCCCGGCTCCCGCGCCGGCTCCGCGCGAGGCCGCGCCGGTCGACCTGCTCGCGACCGCGGGCGTGCCCGTGATGAAGCGCGTGCTGCCGCTCGCGATCGTCGCGGCGCTGCTCGTCACCGCGCTGCTCTGGCTGCTGTAA
- a CDS encoding CoA pyrophosphatase encodes MRDEAELLARIEANVARDPRDVALRTGDLVRVFGERARGISPESLRASAVLVPIVLRAGGATLLLTRRASGVPVRGGDIVFPGGGVRGEESLVETALPEAEEEVGVPAGRTRALGFLDAHPTLIGFWIQPVVALVPGDFTPRPNPREVDAFYELPLASALDLSRHRRVRVTFDGGEHEVQNFEHDGVALWGVSAAIVHDLAERAGSA; translated from the coding sequence ATGCGCGACGAGGCCGAGCTGCTCGCGCGCATCGAGGCGAACGTCGCGCGCGATCCGCGCGACGTCGCGCTGCGCACGGGCGACCTCGTGCGCGTGTTCGGCGAGCGCGCGCGCGGCATCTCCCCCGAGTCGCTGCGCGCCTCCGCGGTGCTCGTGCCGATCGTGCTGCGCGCGGGCGGCGCCACGCTGCTGCTCACGCGCCGTGCGAGCGGCGTGCCCGTGCGCGGCGGCGACATCGTGTTCCCCGGCGGCGGCGTGCGAGGCGAAGAGTCCCTCGTCGAGACCGCGCTGCCCGAAGCGGAGGAAGAAGTGGGCGTGCCCGCGGGCCGCACGCGCGCACTCGGCTTTCTCGATGCACACCCCACGCTGATCGGCTTCTGGATCCAGCCCGTCGTCGCGCTCGTGCCGGGCGACTTCACGCCGCGTCCGAATCCGCGCGAGGTCGACGCCTTCTACGAGCTGCCGCTCGCGAGCGCGCTGGATCTCTCGCGCCATCGCCGCGTGCGGGTGACGTTCGACGGCGGCGAGCACGAGGTACAGAACTTCGAGCACGACGGCGTCGCGCTCTGGGGCGTCAGCGCGGCGATCGTGCACGACCTCGCGGAGCGCGCGGGGAGCGCCTGA
- a CDS encoding acyl-CoA dehydrogenase family protein produces the protein MSEREMLAETVGRLFAEAAARLASQTERPGFDAPLWAQVEELGIPALLVPDAEGGAGGGFEDALVVAREVGRHAAAIPLAETLLAQQALAAAGIERPAGALTLALEAAPGAQLDAERGLFRGTLARVRWGAEATGVVALLGDAAAPRVALLAPAHAAHCEPSANLAAEPRATLRFENARAASAPAAAGAGAALFAQAALLRAGQMAGALAATISRSIAHAQTRVQFGKPIGQFQAVQQLLACMGSEGIAADCAVTAASRAADCGEAGFEIACAKLRANLAADLCAAGAHQVHGAIGFTREQDLRLFTQRLLAWRGELGNDRFWAEQLGGTAAQWGAGGFWRELTARADAQSGRS, from the coding sequence ATGAGTGAGCGCGAGATGCTTGCCGAGACCGTGGGCCGGCTGTTCGCCGAAGCCGCCGCGCGCCTCGCGTCGCAAACGGAGCGGCCCGGCTTCGACGCGCCGCTGTGGGCGCAGGTCGAGGAGCTCGGGATTCCTGCGCTGCTCGTGCCCGACGCCGAGGGCGGCGCCGGGGGAGGCTTCGAGGACGCGCTCGTCGTCGCGCGCGAGGTGGGGCGCCACGCGGCTGCGATCCCACTCGCGGAGACACTGCTCGCGCAGCAGGCGCTCGCGGCTGCCGGCATCGAGCGGCCCGCGGGCGCGCTCACACTCGCGCTCGAGGCCGCGCCCGGCGCGCAGCTCGATGCCGAGCGCGGGCTCTTCCGCGGCACGCTCGCGCGCGTGCGGTGGGGCGCAGAAGCGACAGGCGTGGTCGCGTTGTTAGGGGACGCCGCAGCGCCGCGCGTCGCGCTGCTCGCGCCCGCGCACGCCGCGCACTGCGAGCCGAGCGCGAACCTCGCGGCGGAGCCGCGCGCCACGCTGCGCTTCGAGAACGCCCGGGCGGCGTCTGCACCTGCCGCGGCTGGCGCAGGCGCGGCGCTCTTTGCACAGGCGGCGCTGCTGCGCGCGGGCCAGATGGCCGGCGCGCTCGCGGCGACGATCTCGCGCTCGATCGCACACGCGCAGACGCGCGTGCAGTTCGGCAAGCCGATCGGGCAGTTCCAAGCCGTGCAGCAGCTGCTCGCGTGCATGGGCAGCGAGGGAATCGCGGCGGACTGCGCCGTCACCGCGGCGAGCCGCGCCGCCGACTGCGGCGAGGCGGGCTTCGAGATCGCGTGCGCGAAGCTGCGCGCGAATCTCGCGGCCGACCTGTGCGCCGCGGGCGCGCATCAGGTGCACGGCGCGATCGGCTTCACGCGCGAGCAAGACCTGCGCCTCTTCACGCAGCGCCTGCTCGCCTGGCGCGGGGAGCTCGGCAACGACCGCTTCTGGGCGGAGCAGCTCGGCGGAACCGCTGCGCAGTGGGGAGCGGGGGGATTCTGGCGCGAGCTCACGGCGCGCGCCGACGCCCAGAGCGGTCGGAGCTGA
- a CDS encoding acyl-CoA dehydrogenase family protein, producing MQFRFDAVDLPASVRELREEIRGFLAAEMPALAPERRANSWAQFDAAFSRKLGARGWIGMVWPKRFGGHERSPLERYVVLEELLAAGAPVAAHWIADRQSGMAILRYGNEAQAQKWLPGMGRGEIYTCIGMSEPGSGSDLASVRTRATKVDGGWRIRGQKIWTTHANDCQLMIALVRTRPEAEKHAGLSQFLIEMSTPGVRVRPIVDLVGDAHFAEVFFDDAFLPDGALLGPEGAGWKQVTGELSLERSGPERYLSSFALFVELLRAAGPQPSEAVRALLGRTTAQLWTLRQMSLSVAGQLAAGRDPMLEAAVVKDLGNALEQELPRLVQAALDEELASASDLARVLAYLLQVAPSFSLRGGTREILRGIIARGLGLR from the coding sequence ATGCAGTTTCGTTTCGATGCAGTCGACCTCCCCGCTTCCGTGCGAGAGCTCCGCGAGGAGATCCGCGGATTCCTTGCAGCCGAGATGCCCGCGCTCGCGCCCGAACGGCGCGCGAACTCGTGGGCGCAGTTCGACGCCGCGTTCTCGCGCAAGCTCGGCGCGCGCGGCTGGATCGGCATGGTGTGGCCGAAGCGATTCGGCGGGCACGAGCGCAGTCCGCTCGAGCGCTACGTCGTGCTCGAGGAGCTGCTCGCAGCGGGCGCGCCAGTCGCGGCGCACTGGATCGCGGACCGCCAATCGGGCATGGCGATTCTGCGTTACGGCAACGAGGCGCAGGCGCAGAAGTGGCTGCCCGGCATGGGCCGCGGCGAGATCTACACCTGCATCGGCATGAGCGAGCCCGGCTCGGGCAGCGACCTCGCTTCCGTGCGAACCCGCGCCACCAAGGTCGACGGCGGTTGGCGCATTCGCGGCCAGAAGATCTGGACCACGCACGCGAACGACTGTCAGCTGATGATCGCGCTCGTGCGCACGCGGCCCGAGGCGGAGAAACACGCCGGTCTCTCGCAGTTCTTGATCGAGATGAGCACGCCAGGTGTGCGCGTGCGCCCGATCGTCGATCTCGTGGGCGACGCTCACTTCGCCGAGGTGTTCTTCGACGACGCCTTCTTGCCCGACGGCGCGCTGCTCGGCCCCGAGGGCGCGGGCTGGAAGCAGGTCACGGGCGAGCTCTCGCTCGAGCGCAGCGGGCCCGAGCGATACCTATCGAGCTTCGCGCTGTTCGTCGAGTTGTTACGGGCTGCGGGGCCGCAGCCGAGCGAGGCGGTGCGCGCGCTGCTCGGCCGCACCACCGCGCAGCTCTGGACGCTGCGGCAGATGTCGCTCTCGGTCGCCGGCCAGCTCGCCGCCGGTCGCGACCCGATGCTCGAAGCGGCGGTCGTGAAGGATCTCGGCAACGCCCTGGAGCAGGAGCTGCCGAGGCTCGTGCAGGCCGCGCTCGACGAGGAGCTCGCGAGCGCGAGCGATCTCGCCCGCGTGCTCGCGTACCTGCTGCAGGTCGCGCCCTCGTTCTCGCTGCGCGGCGGCACGCGCGAGATCCTGCGCGGAATCATCGCGCGCGGACTGGGGCTGCGATGA
- a CDS encoding phytanoyl-CoA dioxygenase family protein, whose product MIKRVGGNLTVRSEPAPEASAQLERDGYAVLRGVLAPELVAHLTSEIEATFETLPPERGRSDRAEFRYEMLNRSAAAQEAVGHAAILAAIEPLLGDDCHVIANTAWKNPPEFGGGQWHCDAGPHVPRPDGVPWDDRIPYPVFAIGAHLYLRDCPLACGPTAVVPGSHRSGRLPPFERMNDPALSYQGRGAVALEAQAGDVALFVSDSWHRGMPALPGGTGRLFLQVHYARRDIAQRIRTTVDANQLSPEAAARIKTPR is encoded by the coding sequence ATGATCAAGCGCGTCGGCGGCAATCTCACGGTTCGAAGCGAGCCGGCGCCCGAAGCGAGCGCGCAGCTCGAGCGCGACGGCTACGCGGTGTTGCGCGGCGTGCTGGCGCCGGAGCTCGTCGCGCACCTAACAAGCGAGATCGAGGCGACGTTCGAGACGCTGCCTCCCGAGCGCGGCCGCTCCGATCGCGCCGAGTTCCGCTACGAGATGCTGAACCGCTCCGCCGCCGCGCAGGAAGCGGTGGGCCACGCGGCGATCCTCGCCGCGATCGAGCCCCTGCTCGGAGACGACTGTCACGTCATCGCGAACACGGCGTGGAAGAATCCGCCGGAGTTCGGCGGCGGCCAGTGGCACTGCGATGCGGGCCCGCACGTCCCGCGGCCCGACGGCGTGCCCTGGGACGACCGCATCCCGTACCCGGTGTTCGCGATCGGCGCCCATCTCTACCTGCGCGACTGCCCCCTCGCGTGCGGCCCCACCGCCGTCGTTCCGGGCAGCCATCGTTCCGGACGCCTCCCGCCGTTCGAGCGCATGAACGACCCGGCGCTGAGTTATCAGGGCCGCGGCGCGGTCGCGCTCGAAGCGCAGGCGGGCGACGTCGCGCTGTTCGTCTCCGACTCGTGGCATCGCGGCATGCCGGCCCTGCCCGGCGGCACGGGGCGCCTGTTCTTGCAGGTGCACTACGCGCGCCGCGACATCGCGCAGCGCATCCGCACGACCGTCGACGCGAATCAGCTCTCGCCGGAGGCCGCCGCGCGCATCAAGACGCCGCGCTAG
- a CDS encoding DUF937 domain-containing protein, which yields MGLLDQVLGQALGSLAGGGAKAGANGGALVEGVMEMLAGQQGGIDGLAKQFQQAGLGDAMASWVSTGKNQAISPADLTKALGQWRIDALAQRGGVPQGQGASVLAQLLPVVIDQLTPQGKAPAQNQLGQLGAQLLKGLVAGRR from the coding sequence ATGGGACTTCTCGATCAGGTGCTCGGTCAGGCGCTCGGCTCGCTCGCCGGCGGCGGCGCGAAGGCCGGTGCCAACGGCGGCGCGCTCGTCGAGGGCGTGATGGAGATGCTGGCCGGACAGCAGGGGGGCATCGATGGGCTCGCGAAGCAGTTCCAGCAGGCCGGCCTCGGCGACGCGATGGCCTCGTGGGTGTCGACCGGGAAGAACCAGGCGATCTCGCCAGCCGACCTGACAAAAGCGCTCGGTCAGTGGCGCATCGACGCGCTCGCGCAGCGCGGCGGCGTTCCGCAGGGCCAGGGCGCGAGCGTCCTCGCGCAGCTGCTGCCCGTCGTGATCGACCAGCTCACACCGCAGGGCAAGGCGCCCGCGCAGAATCAGCTCGGGCAGCTCGGGGCCCAGCTGCTGAAGGGGCTCGTGGCCGGCCGGCGCTGA
- a CDS encoding 2,4'-dihydroxyacetophenone dioxygenase family protein → MQNPYANQVAQHIGRDELPWVEIGGGNKLRVLHVKRGEGLWIVENVFQAGYAVQTHRHTGPVWGYTVSGAWKYKEYDYVNRAGSFLYEPAGSVHTLVAVENDTRVWFHMYGVNLNLRADGTVESVADGIGTLAFYKAACEAQGLGKPNVIEE, encoded by the coding sequence ATGCAGAACCCGTACGCGAATCAGGTTGCGCAGCACATCGGTCGCGACGAGTTGCCGTGGGTGGAGATCGGCGGCGGCAACAAGCTGCGCGTGCTGCACGTGAAGCGCGGCGAGGGGCTGTGGATCGTCGAGAACGTCTTCCAAGCCGGCTACGCGGTGCAGACGCATCGCCACACGGGGCCGGTTTGGGGCTACACGGTCTCCGGCGCGTGGAAGTACAAGGAGTACGACTACGTGAACCGAGCCGGCTCGTTCCTCTACGAGCCCGCGGGCTCCGTGCACACGCTCGTGGCCGTCGAGAACGACACGCGCGTGTGGTTCCACATGTACGGCGTGAACCTGAACTTGCGCGCCGACGGCACGGTCGAGTCGGTCGCCGACGGCATCGGCACGCTCGCGTTCTACAAGGCCGCATGCGAAGCGCAGGGGCTCGGGAAGCCGAACGTGATCGAGGAGTGA
- a CDS encoding DegT/DnrJ/EryC1/StrS family aminotransferase has protein sequence MRIEYAGSVHDEEEIAAVVSVLRGGPSALRIGKHVREFERLVAASFGKRRGVMCNSGSSALYLAIELLGLAEGDEIVTSPLTFSTDIAPMVKSRLVPVFVDVTPDTFQIDVAQIERNISPRTKAILAPNLTGNCPDWDAIRRIADTHGLRVIEDSCDCLGATQGGTPTGTRADISVTSFALAHIITAAGTGGMVCVDDEALADRCLLLRRWGRRSEVQLFGSRKGKGDRFFSDLDGMEYDNLFIFDEVGWNFEPSELSAAFGVVQMKKLPANLERRKRNFAILCERLGRHPGAFVLPRTTPGIDTAWHMFATLIRPESGIRRAHFQQYMEQSGVDTRMVWTGNAARQPAFKKIAMRIDPNGLPNADRVMEHGVILPMNHAQGDEQMHYIGDLVDAYVKEHAR, from the coding sequence ATGCGCATCGAGTACGCCGGCAGCGTTCACGACGAGGAGGAGATCGCGGCGGTCGTCTCCGTGCTGCGCGGCGGCCCCTCCGCGCTGCGCATCGGGAAGCACGTGCGCGAGTTCGAGCGGCTCGTGGCGGCGAGCTTCGGCAAGCGGCGCGGCGTCATGTGCAACAGCGGGTCTTCCGCGTTGTACCTCGCGATCGAGCTGTTAGGGCTCGCCGAGGGCGACGAGATCGTCACTTCGCCGCTGACGTTCTCGACCGACATCGCGCCGATGGTGAAGAGCCGCCTGGTGCCCGTGTTCGTGGACGTCACGCCCGACACGTTCCAGATCGACGTCGCGCAGATCGAACGGAACATCTCGCCGCGCACGAAGGCGATCCTGGCGCCGAACCTCACCGGCAACTGCCCCGACTGGGACGCGATCCGCCGCATCGCGGACACGCACGGCCTGCGCGTGATCGAGGACTCGTGCGACTGCCTCGGCGCGACGCAGGGCGGCACGCCGACGGGCACGCGCGCCGACATCTCCGTCACGAGCTTCGCGCTCGCGCACATCATCACCGCGGCGGGCACGGGCGGCATGGTGTGCGTGGACGACGAGGCGCTCGCGGATCGCTGCTTGTTGTTACGGCGCTGGGGTCGCCGCAGCGAGGTTCAGCTGTTCGGCAGCCGCAAGGGCAAGGGCGACCGCTTCTTCAGCGACCTCGACGGCATGGAGTACGACAACCTCTTCATCTTCGACGAGGTGGGTTGGAACTTCGAGCCGTCCGAGCTCTCCGCCGCGTTCGGCGTGGTGCAGATGAAGAAGCTGCCCGCGAATCTCGAACGCCGGAAGCGCAACTTCGCGATCCTGTGCGAGCGCCTCGGCCGTCACCCCGGCGCGTTCGTGCTGCCGCGCACCACGCCCGGCATCGACACCGCGTGGCACATGTTCGCCACGCTGATTCGGCCCGAGAGCGGCATTCGCCGCGCGCACTTCCAGCAGTACATGGAGCAGAGCGGCGTCGACACGCGCATGGTGTGGACCGGCAATGCCGCGCGGCAGCCCGCGTTCAAGAAGATCGCGATGCGCATCGACCCGAACGGGCTTCCGAACGCCGATCGCGTGATGGAGCACGGCGTGATCCTGCCGATGAACCACGCGCAGGGCGACGAGCAGATGCACTACATCGGCGATCTCGTCGACGCGTACGTGAAGGAGCACGCGCGGTGA
- a CDS encoding DUF2238 domain-containing protein: protein MSESREPRLLLALGAVALIASGIAPYDRLTWALEVAPAVITAAILVATRRRFPLTPLAYRLVFLHALILLLGAHYTYARVPVGFWVQDALGLARNHYDRVGHFMQGFTPAIVAREVLLRASPVRANPWLAWLTLCVVLAASAFYEFIEWWAALIGGVAAEAFLATQGDVWDTQWDMFLCLCGACAALALLGRRHQREVERLSR from the coding sequence GTGAGCGAGTCCCGCGAGCCGCGGCTGCTGCTCGCGCTCGGCGCCGTCGCGCTCATCGCCTCCGGCATCGCCCCGTACGATCGCCTCACCTGGGCGCTCGAAGTCGCGCCCGCCGTGATCACCGCCGCGATCCTCGTCGCCACGCGCCGCCGCTTCCCGCTCACGCCGCTCGCGTACCGCCTCGTCTTCCTGCACGCGCTCATCCTGCTGCTCGGCGCGCACTACACCTACGCACGCGTCCCGGTCGGCTTCTGGGTGCAGGACGCGCTCGGCCTCGCGCGCAATCACTACGACCGCGTCGGGCACTTCATGCAGGGCTTCACGCCCGCGATCGTCGCCCGCGAGGTGTTGCTGCGGGCCTCGCCGGTTCGCGCGAACCCGTGGCTCGCGTGGCTCACGCTCTGCGTCGTGCTCGCCGCGAGCGCGTTCTACGAGTTCATCGAGTGGTGGGCCGCGCTGATCGGCGGCGTCGCCGCGGAGGCGTTCCTCGCGACGCAAGGCGACGTGTGGGACACGCAGTGGGACATGTTCCTGTGCCTGTGCGGCGCATGCGCGGCGCTCGCGCTGCTCGGGCGGCGGCATCAGCGCGAGGTGGAGCGCCTCTCGCGCTGA